The window ACCGACCTCTGCATATCCCGTCCCAAAGAACGTTTGCGCTGGGGTATCGAGCTACCATTCGACTCCGACTTTGTCACCTTCGTCTGGTTTGACGCCCTGATCAACTACATCTCGTTCGCAGGTTACAACAAAGCGGAAGGAAGTGAACTTCCCGATTTTGATCAACTCTGGCCTGCCCGGATTCATATCATCGGCAAAGACATCCTGGTGCCCTCGCACTCGATTTACTGGACCTGCATGCTGCACGCCATCGGCTTTACCGATGAGCAGATCCCGTCGCTGCTCTGCCATGGCTGGTGGAACATCAAAAAACAGTCTGAAGGTGGCGGCTCGGAAAAAATGTCCAAGTCCCTCGGCAATGTCGTCGACCCCGTGGCATTGGTGGAAACGTTCGGCCAGGACGCCGTGCGATACTATCTCGTCCGCGATATCCACACCGGCCGTGATTCCGATTACGACATCGATCGCCTCGTGATGCTCTTCAATACCGAGCTGGCTAACAATTTAGGAAACCTCTGCAACCGCGCGCTCAACATGACCAAGCGTTACAGCGATGGCGTCACCGTGGCCTCGGATTACGATGATGAAACCAGCCAGCAGTTGCGCGCATCCCTCGATACCTGTCTGGAGAAATACCGCGCCAGCATGGACAAGTATGAAATTTCCCATGCGCTTGAGGCCGTCATCGAATTCATTACCGGCACCAACGTTTACGCCGAACAGCACAAACCATGGGAAATCGCCAAGGATGAAACCAAAACGGACGAATTAAACGCGGTTCTCACCCACATGGTAGAGGCCGTTGCGCTCGCCAGCGTGCTGCTCAAACCGATCATCCCCGCCGCCTGCGAACGGATCCAGGACCAACTCAAAGCCGAACACCTCGGCGGGATCACCCTGGACGACCTTAAGTGGGGCATCCTCCCCATCGGCCAGGAAGTCGCCAAGCCAAAACCTGTGTTCCCACGAATTCAGCTGGAGGAGTGATCCGATTTGGAGTGCGGACGGCTTGCCTCCGCTTTCTCCTGGGTCGGCTTGCCGACTTTTCTTTCAGCGCAGCTGCACTTCATCTTCATTTCCAGCACAGCGTGTTATCCAGTCCTATGGAACCCCACCACAGGAAGCAAGCTTCCCAGCCGCAAAGCGGAGGCAAGCCATCCGCACTCCAAACCAACACCTGAAGCATCATCTAACAAGTCCATATTTACGCAGGTCGTCCCTCGTAATGCAGAA of the Akkermansiaceae bacterium genome contains:
- a CDS encoding methionine--tRNA ligase — translated: MFYLTTAIDYTNGAPHIGHAYEKVLADVIARYRRLRGDEVYYLTGVDQHGQKVQQTAEKDGVNPATYVKRITKGFTHAWEKLGLGYDGWAETTNPEHKACVQGILQKLYDEGQIYKQRYTGYYSIRQEQFLTDKERNENGEFGDEWGEVEERDEENYYFKLSEHVAWLRQHVESHDDFVIPHFRKADVLNAIDRTEGTDLCISRPKERLRWGIELPFDSDFVTFVWFDALINYISFAGYNKAEGSELPDFDQLWPARIHIIGKDILVPSHSIYWTCMLHAIGFTDEQIPSLLCHGWWNIKKQSEGGGSEKMSKSLGNVVDPVALVETFGQDAVRYYLVRDIHTGRDSDYDIDRLVMLFNTELANNLGNLCNRALNMTKRYSDGVTVASDYDDETSQQLRASLDTCLEKYRASMDKYEISHALEAVIEFITGTNVYAEQHKPWEIAKDETKTDELNAVLTHMVEAVALASVLLKPIIPAACERIQDQLKAEHLGGITLDDLKWGILPIGQEVAKPKPVFPRIQLEE